The Candidatus Nezhaarchaeota archaeon genome has a window encoding:
- a CDS encoding ribonuclease H-like domain-containing protein yields MDVESTGLEAESSFIVGVGFMYEDGSWRHVFASSISEEARVVAEAVEEASRFDTVVTWNGAGFDVPMLIARALANGVDPSPLLKPRHVDLFRVFREHVRLGRYGLDDVAKFLKIPKRVELKGSDMPPLYLRALSGDSEALRAIEEHCRDDLEALRAIFNRSRGLVEAYVELVEKAGARQWAAK; encoded by the coding sequence ATGGACGTAGAGTCCACAGGCCTCGAGGCAGAGTCCTCCTTCATCGTCGGGGTGGGCTTCATGTACGAAGACGGGTCGTGGCGCCACGTCTTCGCCTCCTCGATAAGCGAGGAGGCGAGGGTGGTGGCTGAGGCCGTTGAGGAGGCCTCTAGGTTCGACACCGTGGTCACTTGGAACGGGGCTGGCTTCGACGTTCCCATGCTCATCGCCAGGGCCCTGGCGAACGGCGTCGACCCGAGCCCGCTCCTAAAGCCTAGGCACGTAGACCTCTTTAGGGTATTCAGGGAGCACGTTAGGCTGGGGCGCTACGGCCTAGACGACGTAGCCAAGTTCCTCAAGATCCCCAAGAGGGTGGAGCTCAAGGGGAGCGACATGCCCCCTCTATACCTAAGGGCGCTGAGCGGAGATAGCGAGGCCCTGAGGGCCATCGAGGAGCACTGCCGCGACGACCTAGAGGCCCTGAGGGCCATCTTCAATAGGTCTAGGGGCCTAGTGGAGGCTTACGTAGAGCTCGTTGAAAAGGCGGGTGCGCGCCAGTGGGCGGCGAAGTAG
- a CDS encoding DUF116 domain-containing protein: protein MASWRLLDTGLRGAAENMALDDAILEAVSLGAAPNTLRFLRFSRPCVLVGLHQDVRQEVRLDYCRERGVEVNRRITGGGAVYFEPRHLGWEIIARWEPPFPSRPEGLYEFICEAVAEGLRRLGVEAKYRPVNDIEVRGRKVSGTGGTARGGAFLFQGTLLTDLDLREMLRCLRVPIKKLSDKEVESLKDRVTTLAWELGVCPSLEAIKSTVASALSERLGASFTPGGLTELEEELLRERLPYFSSSSWVELVKVPESGLFHSSVKAKGGLIRAAVSVRGPVIQAVYITGDFFTYPPSLVNEVEARLKHLPIDRGAVERAVEEGLRRGVMLGVEAGDIAKAVVEAASKVRLTSLGLTSDEADCLIEVLRPAEYVLSRASYLLLPYCAKPLDCEFRWSQGCSLCGRCSFTEVYGEALKLGFSPVTIVNYEHLERTLTGLKEAGEEAWIGSCCEAFYEKRMEDFERIGLPGLIVTTEGLTCYDLGMEKLAYEGRYEGTSKLRADVIVKLLKLTYSLRRRALEARREALCLS, encoded by the coding sequence AACACCCTACGCTTCCTTAGGTTCTCGAGGCCCTGCGTCTTAGTCGGCCTGCACCAGGACGTGAGGCAGGAGGTCAGGCTGGACTACTGCCGAGAGAGGGGCGTAGAAGTGAACAGGAGGATCACGGGGGGAGGGGCAGTCTACTTCGAGCCCCGCCACCTAGGCTGGGAGATAATAGCTAGGTGGGAGCCTCCGTTCCCCAGCAGGCCAGAGGGGCTCTACGAGTTCATCTGCGAGGCCGTGGCCGAGGGGCTCAGGAGGCTGGGGGTGGAGGCTAAGTATAGGCCGGTGAACGACATAGAAGTCAGGGGGCGTAAGGTCTCGGGCACGGGTGGAACGGCTAGGGGGGGCGCCTTCCTCTTCCAGGGTACCTTGCTGACGGACCTAGACTTACGGGAGATGCTGCGCTGCCTACGCGTACCGATAAAGAAGCTTAGCGACAAGGAGGTAGAGTCGCTCAAGGACAGGGTGACTACGCTCGCCTGGGAGCTAGGGGTGTGCCCTAGCCTAGAGGCCATTAAGTCCACGGTGGCCAGTGCGCTTAGCGAGAGGCTGGGCGCCTCCTTTACCCCCGGGGGGCTCACAGAGCTCGAGGAGGAGCTTCTACGCGAGCGCCTACCCTACTTTAGCTCTAGTAGCTGGGTCGAGCTAGTCAAGGTCCCTGAGTCGGGGCTCTTTCACAGCTCGGTCAAGGCCAAGGGGGGGCTGATTAGGGCGGCCGTCAGCGTCAGAGGCCCCGTCATCCAGGCCGTCTACATAACCGGCGACTTCTTCACCTACCCCCCTAGCCTGGTCAACGAGGTAGAGGCCAGGCTAAAGCACCTACCTATCGATAGGGGGGCGGTGGAGAGGGCAGTGGAGGAGGGGCTGAGGAGGGGGGTGATGCTGGGGGTGGAGGCGGGCGACATAGCTAAGGCCGTGGTCGAGGCGGCTAGCAAGGTCAGGCTCACCTCGCTAGGGCTGACGAGCGACGAGGCGGACTGCCTAATAGAAGTACTACGCCCAGCTGAGTACGTACTTAGTAGGGCGAGCTACTTACTGCTCCCCTACTGCGCCAAGCCCTTAGACTGTGAGTTTAGGTGGAGCCAGGGCTGCTCACTGTGCGGCCGCTGCTCGTTCACGGAGGTCTATGGAGAGGCCCTTAAGCTAGGCTTTAGCCCGGTGACCATAGTTAACTACGAGCACCTAGAGCGTACGCTGACTGGGCTTAAGGAGGCTGGGGAGGAGGCCTGGATAGGTAGCTGCTGCGAGGCTTTCTACGAGAAGCGCATGGAGGACTTTGAGCGCATAGGCCTGCCCGGCCTCATAGTCACCACCGAGGGGCTGACGTGCTACGACCTAGGGATGGAGAAGCTGGCCTACGAGGGGCGCTACGAAGGAACCTCTAAGCTTAGGGCGGACGTTATAGTTAAGCTGCTTAAGCTCACCTATAGCTTAAGGAGGAGGGCGCTAGAGGCTAGGAGGGAGGCTCTCTGTCTAAGCTAG